Genomic DNA from Caldivirga sp.:
CACTTTAAGGCAGGTTACCTTAACTTTTAAAAATGAACCGATAAAGCTAAGGGATACTTAACTAGCTGGGAATGAGGCAAGATATCCAATAATTTACTAATTCACTGCTTAACCCATAAAGTGAAGAATGAATTTTAATACGGCCTAATCTGATTCAGTAAAGCTTATTAATGCCTTGGCCTAAGGTTTAGCCGTGTCCATTAATCCGCCTACAGCAATGGTTAAGTCACCTAAGGATGGGAAGATTAAGCAGGGTAGAGGATTCTCAGTCACTGAAATTAAGGCAGTCAAATTAACCGTTAATGAAGCCAGGTTATTAGGCATACCTGTTGATACTAGGCGGAAATCAACCTGGGAGTGGAATATTAAGGCACTACAGGAATACATAAGTAAAGTAATCAATGTTACTGATGCCTCCCAGTTACCATTACCTTCAGTACCAAAGAGGATGGTGATAAAGCCCAAGAGGGGGATGGCTTTCAGGGGTGTTACACCAGCAGGTAGGAGGGCTAGGGGTCTCCTCAGCATTGGCTTAAGGGAGACTCATAAGTATAAGTGGAGGAGGAAGCAGAGGCAGCGTGAGTTGAAGCTTAGGCATGAGGTCGTATTCCGTAAGGGAGGCGCATAAGCAACCTCCCGCTGGTTAACCATACAATACTTAACCTTTAAGAAATGAGGCGCATGGGATTTAGGCAAAAAGAAACAGGCATCATTGGTTCATGGGCTGGAGAACTTGGTTTAAGGAGAATGTTTTATAACTGATCCGCTTACCTAGAGTTAACTAGTATGAGTGGTGATAAGGATCCTGAACTTGAGTTGATAAGGCTTAGGAAGTTAATGAACCTAATGGCCCAGCAGCCTAAGAAGAGCCCTGAGGAGAAGCCCATGGATGTGGTTAATGAGATTAAGGCAATAGTTAAGGGTGAAAGAGC
This window encodes:
- a CDS encoding ribosomal protein L13e produces the protein MSINPPTAMVKSPKDGKIKQGRGFSVTEIKAVKLTVNEARLLGIPVDTRRKSTWEWNIKALQEYISKVINVTDASQLPLPSVPKRMVIKPKRGMAFRGVTPAGRRARGLLSIGLRETHKYKWRRKQRQRELKLRHEVVFRKGGA